A single genomic interval of Homo sapiens chromosome 15, GRCh38.p14 Primary Assembly harbors:
- the SHF gene encoding SH2 domain-containing adapter protein F isoform q (isoform q is encoded by transcript variant 17), giving the protein MEPYEAQKMMAEIRGSKETATQPLPLYDTPYEPEEDGATAEGEGAPWPRESRLPEDDERPPEEYDQPWEWKKERISKAFAGAARDSCT; this is encoded by the exons ATGGAGCCCTATGAGGCTCAAAAGATGATGGCCG AGATCCGGGGCTCCAAGGAGACAGCAACTCAGCCCTTGCCTCTGTATGACACACCCTATGAGCCAGAGGAGGATGGGGCCACCGCGGAAGGTGAGGGGGCCCCCTGGCCCCGGGAGTCCCGCCTGCCAGAGGATGATGAGAGGCCCCCTGAGGAGTATGACCAGCCCTGGGAGTGGAAGAAGGAGCGGATTTCCAAAGCCTTTGCAG gAGCAGCCAGGGATTCATGCACATGA
- the SHF gene encoding SH2 domain-containing adapter protein F isoform e (isoform e is encoded by transcript variant 5), giving the protein MEPYEAQKMMAEIRGSKETATQPLPLYDTPYEPEEDGATAEGEGAPWPRESRLPEDDERPPEEYDQPWEWKKERISKAFAAQFEGPEKSCLSPGREEKGRLPPRLSAGNPKSAKPLSMEPSSPLGEWTDPALPLENQVWYHGAISRTDAENLLRLCKEASYLVRNSETSKNDFSLSLKSSQGFMHMKLSRTKEHKYVLGQNSPPFSSVPEIVHHYASRKLPIKGAEHMSLLYPVAIRTL; this is encoded by the exons ATGGAGCCCTATGAGGCTCAAAAGATGATGGCCG AGATCCGGGGCTCCAAGGAGACAGCAACTCAGCCCTTGCCTCTGTATGACACACCCTATGAGCCAGAGGAGGATGGGGCCACCGCGGAAGGTGAGGGGGCCCCCTGGCCCCGGGAGTCCCGCCTGCCAGAGGATGATGAGAGGCCCCCTGAGGAGTATGACCAGCCCTGGGAGTGGAAGAAGGAGCGGATTTCCAAAGCCTTTGCAG CCCAGTTTGAAGGACCGGAGAAGAGCTGCCTGTCACCTGGCCGGGAGGAGAAGGGGCGGCTACCTCCCCGACTCTCTGCAGGGAACCCCAAGTCAGCCAAACCCCTAAGCATGGAGCCCAGCAGCCCCCTGGGGGAGTGGACAGATCCAGCACTGCCTCTGGAAAACCAGGT CTGGTATCACGGGGCCATCAGCCGAACCGACGCCGAGAACCTGCTCCGGCTGTGCAAAGAGGCCAGCTACCTGGTGCGCAACAGTGAGACCAGCAAGAATgacttctccctctccctcaa gAGCAGCCAGGGATTCATGCACATGAAGCTGTCCCGAACCAAGGAACACAAATATGTGCTGGGCCAGAACAGCCCGCCCTTCAGCAGCGTCCCTGAAAttgtgcaccactatgccagcCGCAAGCTACCCATTAAGGGAGCCGAACACATGTCCCTGCTCTACCCTGTGGCCATCCGGACTCTTTAG
- the SHF gene encoding SH2 domain-containing adapter protein F isoform p (isoform p is encoded by transcript variant 16) has translation MEPYEAQKMMAEIRGSKETATQPLPLYDTPYEPEEDGATAEGEGAPWPRESRLPEDDERPPEEYDQPWEWKKERISKAFAVDIKVIKDLPWPPPVGQLDSSPSLPDGDRDISGPASPLPEPSLEDSSGAARDSCT, from the exons ATGGAGCCCTATGAGGCTCAAAAGATGATGGCCG AGATCCGGGGCTCCAAGGAGACAGCAACTCAGCCCTTGCCTCTGTATGACACACCCTATGAGCCAGAGGAGGATGGGGCCACCGCGGAAGGTGAGGGGGCCCCCTGGCCCCGGGAGTCCCGCCTGCCAGAGGATGATGAGAGGCCCCCTGAGGAGTATGACCAGCCCTGGGAGTGGAAGAAGGAGCGGATTTCCAAAGCCTTTGCAG TTGACATTAAGGTCATCAAAGACCTACCTTGGCCTCCACCTGTGGGACAGCTGGacagcagcccctccctgccTGATGGGGACAGGGACATCTCCGGTCCAGCCTCGCCCCTCCCTGagcccagcctggaggacagcAGCG gAGCAGCCAGGGATTCATGCACATGA